A window of Microbacterium hominis genomic DNA:
GGAACACGTCGATGATGCGGTTGATGCTCTTCGCGGCGCCCTGGGTGTGCAGGGTCGACAGCACGAGGTGACCGGTCTCCGCCGCCGACAGCGCGGTGCGGATCGACTCCGGGTCGCGCAGCTCGCCGATGAGGATCACGTCGGGGTCCTGGCGCAGCACGCGGCGCAGCGCCTCGCTGAACGAGGCCGTGTCGGCGCCCACCTCGCGCTGGTGGATGAGCGCGCGCTTGCTGGTGTGGTGGAACTCGATCGGGTCCTCGATCGTGATGATGTGCACGGGCGCGGTGTGGTTGATGATGTCGACCATCGCCGTGAGCGTGGTCGACTTTCCCGAGCCGGTGGGTCCGGTCAGCAGCACGAGGCCGCGCGGCTTGAGCGCCAGGTCACGCGCGATCTGCGGCGCGCCGAGCTCGTCGAGCGAGTACACCCGGTCGGGGATGAAGCGCAGCGCCACCGCGATCGAGCCGAGCTGGCGGAACACGTTCACGCGGAAGCGGCCGATGCCCTCGGTCACGTGGGCGAGGTCGACCTCGTGGTGCTCCTCGAACTCGGCGCGGTGCCCCGGCGACATGAGTTCGAGCGCGGCGGCTTCGATCCAGGTCGCGGGGATGGGGTCGGGATAGCCCGGGATCGGCACGAGGTCGCCGTCCACGCGCATGAGCGGGAGGGCGTCGCCGGTGAGGTGCACGTCGGAGGCGCGCCGGCGCGCGGCGGTGGAGAGCAGGGCGTCGAGGGTGGTGGTCATCGCTCAGTCCTCCGGGAGCACGAAAGTCAGGGCCGACACCGTCACCGTGACGCCGGTGCCGGTGGGGCTCACGGTCGACTGGATCGGGCCGAGCAGGCGCGGTCCCGCGCGCAGCCGGTCGAGGAAGCTCGTGGCCTGGCCGAGGTCGTCTGCCGTGATCGTGAAGGTGAAGTCGACCTGGCGGCGCGGGTCGGTGGATGCCGCGGCGGCGGGCTCCACGGCGGCGTCCGCCGTGCCATCGGCGGCGGCGTCTGCGGTCGCGTCGGTCGTCACGTCGGCGGCCGGTGCCGGAGCGGCCTCGGGCTGCTCGTCGGGGCCGAGGGCGGCGGTGCGCTCGACGAACGCGACGGCGTCGCCGGCGGTGATCGTCTGCACCTCGACGCCGGCGCCGATGGCCGAGCGGGCGATGAGCTCGAACACGTCGTCGAGCTTGTTGGTGGCCGGGATCTCGGTGCGCAGGGCCGCGACGGAGGCGTTGATCTCGTCCATGCGCTCCTCTTCGGCGCGAAGACCGTCGACCTGGGCCTGGTAGATCCCGTTCGTGGCGTCGACCTGCGCCGCCTGCGCCTGGGTGGCCAGCGACTGGAAGAACATCGGGAGCGCGACAAGGGCGACGGCCAGGGCGAGGATGCCGATGCAGGCGACGATGCCGATCAGGTTGATGAGCTGCTTGGGCATCACTCGGCCTCTTCCGCGATCGGGGCGAACTCGCCCGAGTAGATGGTCTGGTCGAAGCTCACCGACAGCTCGTAGGTGTACTGCCCCGCGGTCTGCTGGCTGGTCGCGACGAGGCGTCCGTCGGCGTCGGCGACCGGAGCGAGCGCGCGGATTCCGCGGATCGTCTGGGCGATGTCGATCGCCGTGGGGCTGGTGAGCGTGAGCGTTCCGGTCAGGCCGATCTCGGTCGTGGGGTCGGCGGTCTGCGGCACGCCGCCGGTCACCAGGTCGAAGCCGGTGATCTCGACCTCGGCGGGCAGGGCGGCGCCCAGCTGCGCGACCACGGGCGCCCAGGCGAGGTCGTTGCCGAGTGCGTCGATGCGGAACTGGGTGAGCTCCGACTCGGTGCCGAGCGCACCGCTCACCTCGGAGAGGCTCGCGAGCTCGGTCAGCAGCGTCGCGGTGCGGGCGTTGGCCGCGGCGAGGCGCTGGTCGGCGATCCAGTTCAGCGCGAAGGCGCCCGCGATGAGCGCGACGGCGACGAGCACGGTGGCGAACACGCCCCACACCCAGCCACTGGTGACGGCGGCGCGTTCGCGCCGTTCGATCTCGGAGCGCGGGATCAGGTTGACGCGCGGCACGCCGGGGCGTGTCAGGACGGCGGTGGCGGAACTCATCGGGCAGCCTCCCCGAGCAGGACTCCCGCCGTCGCGACGGCGTTGAGTGCGAGGTCTTCGGTGAGGGTGTGCTTGCCCAGGTTCGCGATCTGGTCGAGGTGCAGCGGACGCACCGGCATGTCGAACGCGCGGGCGAGCCCTTCGGCCACACCCGGGGCGGCGTAGCCGGCACCGCTGAGGTACACCGAGCTGATGGGCGTTGCCCCGTCGCGGCCGGCCGCGAACACGACGGTGCTGCGCAGGCGCGCGACGAGGTCGTTGACGGCGGGCGTGGTCGCCCCCGCGTTGCGCATGGCCGCGCGGCTGCTGGTGGGGCGCGGCGTGATGCCGCCGATGCCGGCGGGCTGCAGCATCGCCTCGAGCTCCGCCTCGGCCTCGGCGGCGCCGTCGTGGCGGCGCGAAGCCGCGGTGGCGATGTCGACGGGGATGATGCGCACGAACTGCGGGATGCCGTCGGTGACGACCACGACGTGCGAGGTGTGATCGCCCAGGTGCATGATCGCGACGGTCTCCCCCGCGTCGGCGACGCGCTGCGCGGCGCGAGCGAGGCCGAACGGCACGAGATCGACCGTGTCGACCTCGAGCTTCGCCTTGTGCAGGGTCGCGATCATCTGCTCGATGTTCTCGGCCACGGCCGCCACGAGCAGACCCGACACCTGGTCGCCCTGCTGCGACAGCGGGTAGAAGTCGAGCACGGCCTGGCTGGCCGGCACGGGCAGGAGGTCCTGCACCTGGAACGGCAGCGCCTGACGCAGCAGGTCGGGTGCCATGGCCTGGGTCGTGAACTCGCGCACGAGGATGCGCCGCGAGCCGACCCCGATCGTGACCTTGCGACCCTTGATGCCCGCCGTGGCCCACAGCTGCCGCAGCGCCAGGGCGACCGCGTCGGGGTCGAGCACCTCCGAGTCGCGCGCCGCATCGGGCGGCAGGGGCACTTCGCCCGCCGCCACCAGCGAGGGCACGCGCCCCGTCGTCAGTTCGACGGCGCGCACACTCTCCTGTGTGATTTCGAGTCCCACCAGCGTTTTCGCCATGGTCTCCCCTTACTTTCCCTGTCGCGGGCGCGCGCGGCTTTCGCCGCTCCCATCACGCGCCGACGAACATCCCTACGTACCAGCGAGCAATCGGCTCGCCGATGAAGATTCCGGTCCACGCTCCGGCGAGCATCCACGGTCCGAACGGAATCGCGGTCTTGCGGCCCGCGCGGCGCAGCGCGATGAGCGCGAGGCCGAACACACCGCCCCACACGAATGCCGCGAAGGCGCCGACGGCCAGGGCGCCCCAGCCGAGATAGCCGAGGTACAGCCCGATGACGCCCGCGAGCTTGACGTCTCCCCCGCCCATGCCGCCCGGCCGCGCCAGGCGCAGCACCAAGTAGAACCCGTAGAGCGCGGCCATGCCGATCCCGGCGCGCAGCAGCGCGCTCCACTCGCCGCTCAACGCCGAGGCGAGGGCGAGCAGGATGCCGCTCACGGCGTAGCTCGGCAGCACGATGGCGTTCGGCAGTCGGTGGGTGTCGAGGTCGATGAGCGTCAGCACGATCGAGATGGCGGCGAAGTACAGGTACGCCGCGAGCACGAGGCCCTCGCTCCAGGCGGCCGCTCCCGTGGGGAGCGCCACCGTGGCGGTGCCGCCGGCGGTCAGCAGGAACCACGCGACGAACGCGAATGCGAGCCCGGTCACCGCCTCGACGATCGGGTAGCGGGGCGAGATGGATGCCCGGCACGACGCGCAGCGACCGCGCAGCGCGAGCCAGGAGGCGACGGGCACGTTCTGCCACGGCCGCACCGGTGCGTCGCACTGCGGGCACCGGCTCTCACGGACGAGGGTGATGCCAGCGGGCACGCGGTACGCCACGACGTTGAGGAACGACCCGATCAGCAGACCGAGCACGCCGCTCACGACGACGAACAAACCCACCACGATCGCCACGGTCACCGCTCGGTCTGGAAGACGAGTTCGGAAAGGCGCTGCACGACAGTGCGGTTCTCGGCGACGCCGCCGGCACCGCGGATGCGGCAGCTGAGCTCTTCGAAGGCGGGCGTCCACGACATGTGCGCACAGGTGAACGTGCCGTTGACCACGCGGTTGCCGTCGTTGGCGGTGTAGAACTGGCCCGAGAAGTTGGCGGACACCGTGCCGTTCAGACCGCACGGCGTGTAGACCATCGTGCGCGGAGCGATCGTGACGGCGCCGGTCTTGAAGGTGTCGTGCGTGCCCGACTGGCAGTGGGGTTCCGGCTCGCCGGTCGTCGCATTGACGGCCGTCGAGGAGTCGGCATGCACGAACAGCAGTTCCGGCGTACCTGCGCCGATCGTGATGTTCGCTGTGATGTCGACGATCATCTGCATCGCCGCCGGCACCATGAAGATCGCGTCGCGCTTGAGCGTGGTGGCGGCGTCGATGTCGATGTTGAGCTTCTTGGGGTTGTTGCCGGTGCCGCACGCTGACATGTCGATGTAGAGCGGGATTCCTGCGGTGTTCAGCTTCGAGCGGATGGTCGCCATGTCGCACGTGGCGAGGTTCTCGACGGTGCCCCAGTTCTGGTTCGAGAGGTCCAGCCAGGTGGTGACGTCTCGGACCCACTCGAGCGTCGGATCGTAGACGGGATCGGGCCCGTTGGAGGTGGTCGCGCCGGTGACAGTCCATTTGGAGTCCACGGTGGCGGTGCTCTTGGCGACCACATCGCCGCCAACGAGGCTCTGCGTCGAACCCGTGCCGTCGAGTGTGATCTTGGCGCCGGAGTGGATCGAGCCCGCAATCTGGTTGTCGTTAGCGGGCAACGACACATCGCCGCCGGCGATGATGTCGCCGCCGATACGCACGCCCTGGCTGTTGGAGGTCACGGTGCCGCGGGCGAAGATGCTGCCGGTGATCTTGCAGCCGGTGGAGAGCTTCACGCTCCCCCGCACGACCCACAGGTCGCCCCGGATGTCGGAGGCGTTGCTGCAGTCGAAGACCGCGTTGTTCTCGCGGATCACCAGGTCGCCCTCGTAGGTGGAGCCGGTCGCCTTGAACGTGCCGTCGAAGTACGCGAGGGTGCCGCCGGGCTGCTCGCTATAGGTGACCTGCCACGGGTACACGGAGTCGATCGTCGAGGTGGAGCCGTCGGGGCCGGTGCCGACCGAGTGAATGAGCACGAACGTCGTCGTGTCCGTAGGGCAAGCGTTGGCGGTGAGGCCAGGGCTCGACGGGCTGGTCGGTTCGGCACCGGTGGTGGTGTACACCGTGGCGGTGAAGTCGGGGGCCGTGCCGGTCAGGGGTGCTGCGATCGCACACGCGTTGGCGACCTGGCCGACGGCGAAGTCGCGGCCCGACTCTGCGGCGACGAAGGCGTCGAGGTTGTCGCTATTCTGCGCGTTGGCGCGGATGGTGAACATCACCGACGCGGCAATGATGCTCGCCACGATGAACCCCACGATCATCACGACGACGACCGAGACGAGCACGGCGCCGCTGTCGTCGCGCGCGCCCTCGCGCACGTCGCGCTGCAGGCGGCGGAGGCGGTCGATCACCAGCATGGCGAACTCACTCCTGTCGTGGGGGTGCGGGTGGAGGCCTCTCCGGCGAAGCGCACCGGCGCGGACTCGGTGGTGATGTCGAAGGTGTAGGTGACGGTGTCGCCCGCGGCGGCGAAGAAGGCCGTGGTGCCGCGTGCGGCGATGCCGGTCTGCCACGCGGGCCACGCCGACGCGTCGCCGGTGAGGGCGCCCGACGAGGTGGTGAACCGCGCCGAGTCGGCGGTGAGCCGGAAGCCCTGGCACCGCAGCGACCCGTCGAGCGTGGTGCGCACGCGAAGTTCAGTGCCGCCGGAGGACACCTCGAACTCGATCGCGTTGCGCATCGCGCGTTCAATCGTGGAGCCGATGAGCTGCCCGCGGGTGGTGGCCTGCGAGACGCTCGTCACCTCCTCCTGGGTCTTCCAGGAGTTGACGAAGATCATCACGATCGCCCCGACGACGATCCCGCTCACCACGATCGCGACGATGAGCTCGATCAGGCCGAGCCCGGCGTCGTCGCGATCGCGATGGGCGGAATGCGTCATGGGATGTAGATCAGTGCTTTCGTCGTGGCGAGCACGTCGCCGCTCGAATCGGCGACCTGCAGGTCGAGGGACACGGTGGTCGCAGACGCGCAGGTGCCGACGGTGCCGGTGCTGGTGAGCGTCGACCCCTTGCCGTCGGTGACTGCCCGGCTGGATGCCACCGAGGCGAGCCCCGCGCAGCTGTGCAGGTCACGCGCCTCTTCGACGAGGGCGTTGAGGTGCCGCGTCGCGGTGGCCGTCGACGACTGCTGCGACGAGAGCATGATTCCCTGCCACAGCGCCGGCAGGAGCGCCACCGCGATGATCGCGAGGATCAACATCGAGACGATCACCTCGATGAGGCCGAAGCCCTCCTGCCGGTTCACGTTGGTGTGCTTACGGGGTGGGGACGGGGCAACCAGGGCCGGAGTTGGCGGCCTTGAGGTCCTTCGCCGTGCCAGTCACGCAGAACGTGTCCAGCTGAGATCCAGTGATCGAGGTCGCGACGAGCTTCAGCTCGGCGGGCTTGTTGGGTTCGTTCGTGAAGTTGGTGAAGTTGATCTTGGTGAGATCAACGGTCGGGTCCTTCGCGATTTCAGCAGCTACCTGCGACGCGGCGTTGGCCGTAATCGTCTCGAGCGCCTGCTGGCTTGCCGTCTTCTGAAGTCCCAGGAACACTGGCACCGCAATGGCAACCAGAATGCCGAGGATCACGATCACGACGATGAGCTCGATGAGCGAGAAGCCGTCTTCGCGGCCCTCTTCCTCGCGGCGGGCCTTTTCGGCCGCGATGTAGTTCTTGATGAATGCACGCATGTGCGCTCTCCCCATTTGAGTGTTGACATGAGTCAGCTCTGACGCACAACGATGCCGCCCACAGGCATATCCGGTAATGCGATCCCAGCGTCAGAGCTGGGTCGAGATGCGCACGCTTTCGGGTCGCGCGAATCCCCTCCCGAAGAAGATCATGAGAGAAATCTCATGTCGTTGTCAACGTGGCCGCTCAGGCTCCTATCAGGGAAACCTCAGGATTCTCCATGGAATCGACGAGCACCCCAGATGAGACCCGGTTTCAGCCGTCGAGCACGTGCAGCCGCACGACGACAGCCCCTCCGTCGACGAGGTGCTCGGCATCCCGCACCGCCTTCTTCAGCGGCAGCACGTACGAGCCCGATTCCTTGTCGGGGAAGATCGAGGTCGCCCATTCCGACCCGCCCACGCGCGCCCGCACCCGCACCGATCCGAATCCGCGGTGGGGCCGCGGGATCTCGCGGATCTCGGCGCTGAGCTCCGGCGGCACGGAGGTGAAGTACCAGGAGGCGTCATCGCGGGCATCCCAGCGGAACACCTCGCCGTCGAACTCGATGATCATGCGCCGCCCACCCAGGCCGCGTGGCGGTCGATGAGCCGCTGCAGGCAGCCGCTCCAGCCTTCGACGTGGCTCGCGCGCTCGTCGGCGGTGAGGAACCCCGCGTGCGCGACCCGCAGCCGCGTGGAATCGTCGGCGGCAGGCTCGAGGCCGATCTCGACGTCAGTGGCGTGCTCCTCGCCCTCCCAGCGCCACTGCAGCCGCAGCATCCGGGGCGCCTCGAGCGCCACGATCACGCCGGCGACGGCGAGGGATGCCGGCCCCGACCGCACCTCGTACGCGCCCTCGACGCGCAGGTCGATCCGGGCCTCGGTCTGCATGCGCTCCGGCCAGAACCAGGCGGCGAGGGCGATCGGGTCGGTGAGGTCGTTCCAGACAACCTCGATGGGCGCGTCGACCAGGGCTTCCTCGATGAGCTCGAGCATGGTGTCACCCTACGGCCGCGGCTAGTCTGCCGCCATGGCCGAGCCCCTCACCGCGGAGCGCGATCGACTGCGGATCGTGCCCGCCAACGAGGCTTCGTGGGACGACCTGCAGGCGATCCTCACCGGCCCCGCGCACGCGTGCCAGTGCGAGCGGCAGCGCCTCGGCGACCACGACTGGTGGCACATGCCCGTGAGCGAGCGCGCGGCGATACTGCGGTCGGAGGCGCACTGCGGCGATCCGCGCGCGGAGGCGACGATCGGGCTCGTCGCGTACCTCGACGACGAGCCGGTCGCGTGGTGCGCGGTCGACCGCCGCGGCGTCTACGGCCGCCTGCGCGGGTCGCCCGTGCCCTGGAAGGGCCGCGACGAGGACAAGGACGACCCGTCGGTGTGGGCGATCGCGTGCGTGATCGTGCGCAAGGGGTTCCGCGGGCGGGGCTTCACGTACTCACTGGTCGCAGCGGCCGTCGAGCACGCGCGGGCGCGGGGTGCGGCATCCATCGAGGGCTACCCCATGCTCACCGAGGGGCGGCAGGTCATCTGGGACGAGCTGAACGTCGGCCCGCTCGGCCCGTTCCTCGCCGCCGGGTTCACCGAGGTGTCGCACCCGACGAAGCGTCGCGTGGTCATGCGCCTCCCGCTGGCCGAGTAGGCCGCCCCACCGCCCTTCGTCTCGGTCGCTGCGCTCCCTCGCTCAGGGACCGATCCGGCGGGCGAACCTCTCACGGTGGTCGAGTAGGCAGCGAAGCAGCCGTATCGAGACCCGACACCGAAAACCGACATATGTACGAAACTGGCCGGTGAAACGGTCCACTGCCTTCAACTCTTGAACTCGCTCGCCATAATGGTTACCGTCTTGTAAGTAAGCGGCAGCCGCCGCGCGACTCCCTCAACGATGAAGGACCACCGCATGACAGCACGACACCCCCGCGCCAGGCAGCTGGCCGCGGTCACCGCCGGCATGACGCTCCTGCTCGGAGCGCTCATCGCCACTCCCGCCGCAGCGGCCCCGCCGCGCGCGGTCGACCCGTTCGCGCCCGATCTCGGGCCGAACGTGACGATCTACTCCCCCGACACCCCGATCGCGCAGATCCAGTCCGAGCTCGATGCGCTGGCCGACCAGCAGCGCGACGCCGAGATGAGCACGAACCGCCAGTCGGTGTACTTCCTCCCGGGCACCTACGGCAGCGCCGAGACGCCGCTGCAGTTCGAGGTGGGCTACTACACGGAGGTCGCCGGGCTCGGCGCATCGCCCGACGACGTCACCATCGTCGGCGCGCCCGAGGTGTACAACCGCTGCCTCACGCCCGACAACTGCATCGCGCTCGTGAACTTCTGGCGGACCCTCGCCAATCTCAAGGTCGAGGTGAACAAGGCAGGACAGGACGGATGCCGCCAGTCGGCCATGTTCTGGGCGGTCTCGCAGGCCGTCTCGCTGCGCCGCCTCGACATCGAGCTCGGCGCCACGCCGCAGTTCTCGCTCATGGACTACTGCACCGCAGGGCCGCAGTTCGCCAGCGGCGGCTTCATCGCCGACTCGCGTCTGCCGCTCACGATCAACGGCTCGCAGCAGCAGTGGCTCACCCGCAACAGCGAGGTCGCCGAGTGGAGCAACGCGGTGTGGAACCAGGTCTTCTCGGGCGTCGTCGGCGCCCCCGACGACTCCACCTTCCCGACCCCGCCCTACACGACGATCGAGAACACCCCGATCAGCCGTGAGAAGCCGTACCTCTACGTCGACGACGAGGGCCGGTACAACGTGCGGGTTCCCGCCGTGCAGCACGACTCGCGCGGCGTGAGCTGGGCTGACGGGCAGACGCCGGGGCGCAGCATCCCGATCACGGACTTCTTCATCGCGGAGCCCGGTGATTCCGTGAAGGACATCAACAACGCGCTCGCCCGCGGTCAGCACCTGATCCTCACCCCCGGCGTCTACGACATCGCGCAGACCATCGAGGTCAAGCGTGCCGACACGGTCGTGCTCGGTCTCGGGCACGCGACGCTCACCGCGGTGGGCGGTGCGGTGCCGATGGAGGTGAAGGATGCCGCCGGCATCGTCATCGCCGGTGTCACGATCGACGCCGGAACGGAGCTGTCCCCGGTGCTGCTGCGGGTCGGCAAGCAGGCCGGCGGCCAGCCGCAGGGCGCCGAGAACCCGATCACGCTGAGCGACGTGTACTTCCGCGTCGGCGGCCCGCACATCGGCAAGACGACGACCGCGCTCGAGATCAACGCCGACAACGTGCTGATCGACCACACGTGGGTGTGGCGCGGCGACCACGGCGTGGAGGGCTTCACCGAAGGCGTGAACGGCGACACCGACCGGTGGAACACCAACACCGGACTCAACGGCGTGATCGTCAACGGCGACAACGTGACCGCGACCGGCCTGTTCGTCGAGCACTTCCAGCAGCACAACACGCTGTGGAACGGCGAGAACGGCCGCGTGATCCTCTACCAGAACGAGCTGCCGTACGACCCGCCCACCCAGGCGGACTGGACCCAGCCCGACGGAACCCTCGGCTACCCGGGCTACGTCGTCGCCGACGACGTGACCACGCACCGCCTCGACGGGGCCGGCGTGTACGTGTTCAACCAGAACAATCCTTCGATCGTCACGGCAAACGGCTTCTCGGTTCCCGAGACGCCCGGGGTGCAGCTGCACCACATCATGACGGTCAACCTGTCGGCCGGCACGATCGAGCACGTCATCAACGGCGTGGGCGGTCAGGCCGACAACACCAACACGGGAACCCCGCAGTTCATCGCGGAGTATCCGCTGCCGTAGACCCCAGCGGCAGGTCCGGCGAAGGGCGTCCCACCAGCGGTGGGGCGCCCTTCGCGCGCTTCGCGGGCTCGCTCAGAGACCCCAGGACATGAGCGAGCGCAGCAAGACGAAGGGCCGCACGCCCGCCGTCACCACTGCGGGTGGATCGCCGCCCGCAGCCGCTCGTCGTACACCCGTCGCACCGCCGCGTCGAAGCCCGACAGGTCGACGCCCTCGTCGAGCAGCGCCGCCGCGTCGGCGTTCTTCTGCGCCTGCGACACATTTCGCGCGCCCGGGATCACCGAGGTGACGCCCTCGAGGCCCGCGATCCACGCGAGCGTCGCCGCCGGCAGTGGCACGCCCTCGGGCAGCGCCTCGGTCAGCTCTGCGACCGCGGCGAGCCCCACTTCGAAGTCCACGCCCGAGAACGTCTCGCCGCGATCGAACGCCTCGCCGTGGCGGTTGTAGGTGCGGTGGTCGTTCGCGGCGAACGTCGTCTGGGCGGTGTACTTTCCCGACAGCATCCCCGATGCGAGCGGCACGCGGGCGAAGATGGCGACGCCGGCCGCCGCGGCGGCGGGCAGCACCTCATCGAGCGGCTTCAGCCGGAACGGGTTCACGATGATCTGCACGTTCGTCACGTGCGGACGAGCGATGGCGGCGAGCGCCTGCGCGCACGTCTCCACCGACACGCCGTACGCGGCGATCGTGCCGTCGGCGACGAGCGCGTCGAGCGCGTCGTAGGTCTCATCGGCGGTGATCACGGCGGTGGGAGGGCAGTGCAGCTGCACGAGGTCGAGGGTGTCGACCCCGAGGTTGCGCCGCGACCGGTCGGTCCACGCGCGGAAGTTCTCGGGCGTGTAGTTCTCGGGCTCCTGCGCGAGCCGGCGCCCCATCTTGGTGGCGACCGTCACGCCGTGCCCGGACCGCGCGGCAAGGAACCGCCCGATGATCGTCTCGCTGCGTCCGTCGCCATAGACGTCGGCGGTGTCGAAGAGCGTGACGCCGTGATCTATGGATGCCGCGAGCACGGCCTCCGCGTCGGCTTCGCTCACCGCTCCCCAGTCGGCGCCGAGCTGCCAGGTTCCGAGTCCGATCGCTGACACGTTGTGGCCGGTGCGGCCGAGAGGTCGTTGCTGCATCCCCCCAGCATCCCACCCTCACTCGGCGATGACGACGGGGGTGCCCAGCGGCAGGGCGGCGAGCGCGGTGATGGCGGCGGGGTCCACGCGGATGCAGCCGTTGGAGATCGCCCCGGAGCGCTGGTCGTGGTAGTGGAACGCCGTCACCGCGACATCCGCGCCGCCGAAGCCGTCGAGCGTCGGCGACTGCACCGACAGGTAGACGATGGGATGCCCGCGCGTGTACCAGTACTCCTCCACGACGCGGGTCGTCATGATGTAGGTCCGGCCGAGCGGGGTCGGGGTGGCTCCGGTGCCCCAGCCGAAGTCGGTGGCGATGCGCTCGGCGACGCCGTCGCGCACGATGTCGACGGTTCGGTCGGAGATGTCCACCCGCACCTCGACAGCCGAGGGCGCGATCGTGACGTCGGCCACCCGCAGCCATCCGGTCACCTGCGCGGGATTCCCCTGCGAGGGCACCGCCTGGCGCCCGGTGAGCAGCACCTTCACCCAGTACGGCTGCTTCTCGACGATCGGCACGGTCGTGCCGTCGAATGCGTACTCGCGGGGCAGGTACGCCACCGGCTCACCGGTCGGGTCGGCCCACACGGGCGCCCCTTCGCCCGCGGCGGTGGCCGTCTCCCCGGTGGGCGCCGCATACGGGGCGTCGTCGACGGCGAGCGCGGGGATCACCGCGAACACGTTCACCTGCGGCAGCATCGCGCTCTGGTAGCTCGCCGTGTTCTCGGCGAACCCGGCCGGCGTGGGCGTGGGCGTCGGCGACGGGGTCGGGGTCGGTGTGGCCGTCGCGGTGGGCGTGATCGAGGGAGTGGATGCCGCCACCGGCGCATCCGCGCGCGGTGTCGCGACCGCGATCGCGACGACCACGCCGACCACCAGCGCGGTCAGGGCTCCGAGCCCCAGGCGCAGAGGCCACCGGCGCGCGCGGGCGCGCTCGCCCGCGGCATCCCCTGGTTCACCCATGCGTCCATCGTCGGCCGTGGCGCGCGCCGCCGCAACCGCGCGGCGCGTGGCGGGTCACCCGGAGACGTGCCGGGCGGCGAGCCAGCGCACCATCTCAGGGTCGCGGTGGTCGAAGAACTGCGACCTCGCCTCGTCGAGGCCGGCGATCTTTCCGATGGACCGTCTGCACCCAGTCCATCGCAAGAGCCGCGCCCGAAACAGTGAGGGGCTATCCGTGTACGGGCAGTACCTCCCTTTCGAGGGGTCCGCCACCTACGGTGAGCACATGGGCCATCGCATCCGTCCCGCCCCTCGCGCGCTCGCGCGTTCTTCGCGGGCGTCCTGCTGATGAACGCCGTGCCGCATGGTCTTGCCGCCGTGCAGGGGCGGCCGTTCCCAAGTCCGTTCGCCTCGCCGCCGGGTGTGGGCATGTCGCCGCCGCTGGTCAACGCGCTGTGGAGCAGCGTGAACGCCGGCGCCGGGGTGTGGATGCTCCGCCCTGCCCGCGGCGAGCGCGCGGCATCCACCTCCTGGCCGACGGTCGCAGTCGGCGCCTTGGCGATGATGTTCGTGCTCGCCGGCTGGTTCGGGCGCGCCGCCGAGCGATCCCGGCCCTGAGCGCACCCTAGGATCGGGCGAGTGACCTCCGGCTCGCCTCGCACCTTCCGCCCGTCGGCCCCGCGCGGGACCACACCCGCGCGCCCCCGTGATCTGTCCCGCCCCCTGCCGGCGGCGCTGAGCTGGAGCGTGCTCGGCGGTTTCGTCGCGGGCTTCGCGATCGCGTTCGAGATGTTCGACCTTCCGATGTGGATGCCGCTCCTCTACGCGGGCGTGAGCCTCGTCGCGTTCGCGGCGTACGGCATCGACAAGTCCGCCGCGCGCCGGGAACACCGGCGAGTCTCC
This region includes:
- a CDS encoding DUF1294 domain-containing protein — encoded protein: MTSGSPRTFRPSAPRGTTPARPRDLSRPLPAALSWSVLGGFVAGFAIAFEMFDLPMWMPLLYAGVSLVAFAAYGIDKSAARREHRRVSESTLLTLGLLCGWPGAVVAQQLFRHKTRKRSFRRAFWRTVVWNVMLLVVVVVAAQRGVFTLPELPLFA
- a CDS encoding aldo/keto reductase; this encodes MQQRPLGRTGHNVSAIGLGTWQLGADWGAVSEADAEAVLAASIDHGVTLFDTADVYGDGRSETIIGRFLAARSGHGVTVATKMGRRLAQEPENYTPENFRAWTDRSRRNLGVDTLDLVQLHCPPTAVITADETYDALDALVADGTIAAYGVSVETCAQALAAIARPHVTNVQIIVNPFRLKPLDEVLPAAAAAGVAIFARVPLASGMLSGKYTAQTTFAANDHRTYNRHGEAFDRGETFSGVDFEVGLAAVAELTEALPEGVPLPAATLAWIAGLEGVTSVIPGARNVSQAQKNADAAALLDEGVDLSGFDAAVRRVYDERLRAAIHPQW
- a CDS encoding L,D-transpeptidase; this encodes MGEPGDAAGERARARRWPLRLGLGALTALVVGVVVAIAVATPRADAPVAASTPSITPTATATPTPTPSPTPTPTPAGFAENTASYQSAMLPQVNVFAVIPALAVDDAPYAAPTGETATAAGEGAPVWADPTGEPVAYLPREYAFDGTTVPIVEKQPYWVKVLLTGRQAVPSQGNPAQVTGWLRVADVTIAPSAVEVRVDISDRTVDIVRDGVAERIATDFGWGTGATPTPLGRTYIMTTRVVEEYWYTRGHPIVYLSVQSPTLDGFGGADVAVTAFHYHDQRSGAISNGCIRVDPAAITALAALPLGTPVVIAE
- a CDS encoding adenylyl cyclase, coding for MTARHPRARQLAAVTAGMTLLLGALIATPAAAAPPRAVDPFAPDLGPNVTIYSPDTPIAQIQSELDALADQQRDAEMSTNRQSVYFLPGTYGSAETPLQFEVGYYTEVAGLGASPDDVTIVGAPEVYNRCLTPDNCIALVNFWRTLANLKVEVNKAGQDGCRQSAMFWAVSQAVSLRRLDIELGATPQFSLMDYCTAGPQFASGGFIADSRLPLTINGSQQQWLTRNSEVAEWSNAVWNQVFSGVVGAPDDSTFPTPPYTTIENTPISREKPYLYVDDEGRYNVRVPAVQHDSRGVSWADGQTPGRSIPITDFFIAEPGDSVKDINNALARGQHLILTPGVYDIAQTIEVKRADTVVLGLGHATLTAVGGAVPMEVKDAAGIVIAGVTIDAGTELSPVLLRVGKQAGGQPQGAENPITLSDVYFRVGGPHIGKTTTALEINADNVLIDHTWVWRGDHGVEGFTEGVNGDTDRWNTNTGLNGVIVNGDNVTATGLFVEHFQQHNTLWNGENGRVILYQNELPYDPPTQADWTQPDGTLGYPGYVVADDVTTHRLDGAGVYVFNQNNPSIVTANGFSVPETPGVQLHHIMTVNLSAGTIEHVINGVGGQADNTNTGTPQFIAEYPLP